One Pocillopora verrucosa isolate sample1 chromosome 10, ASM3666991v2, whole genome shotgun sequence genomic window carries:
- the LOC131791745 gene encoding RYamide receptor-like — protein sequence MRLVINGTQTVLSCFDYEVLWIAYSAAFSPVFLVSLVGNIFIEIIVYKTKSLKKPVNFFIVNMAMSDLVYPISMLPRDVALLFISSSWLVSGPLGQALCKLVSFSIEVSTVVSSQSLVLIAVDRFGAVVFPLRSALISSPDEVLEYPDGLVCMPLWSPYFKHYTVAMIAVVFYVPLVLITILYLTIALTIKSQKTAGEQSVSRRGQRLKRKKIILKISIAIVSAFSMGWLPLSIWWLVYFYLSDKTVIWSCGFQYFTEIVRFLMYSYCAVNPCFCFIFIEHYRQGLRNLFSCFSMAPGANQVAPP from the exons ATGAGACTAGTGATAAATGGAACACAGACCGTGTTGTCCTGCTTTGATTACGAAGTACTATGGATCGCTTACAGTGCTGCATTTTCCCCAGTATTTCTAGTTTCATTGGTTGGAAACATCTTTATTGAAATAATTGTCTACAAGACGAAATCCTTGAAAAAGCCAGtcaacttttttattgtaaacatgGCCATGTCAGATCTGGTGTATCCGATTTCCATGCTTCCTCGTGATGTAGCTTTATTATTCATCAGCAGCTCCTGGTTGGTCAGCGGTCCTCTCGGGCAAGCATTGTGTAAGCTTGTCTCCTTCTCAATAGAAGTCTCCACTGTTGTTTCATCTCAGAGTCTGGTTCTTATCGCAGTCGACCGATTTGGAGCTGTAGTTTTTCCTCTCCGTTCCGCACTGATCAGTTCGCCAGATGAGG TTTTGGAGTATCCAGACGGGTTGGTATGTATGCCACTGTGGTCTCCCTACTTCAAACACTATACTGTGGCGATGATCGCCGTTGTCTTTTATGTGCCATTAGTTTTGATCACCATACTTTATCTTACCATCgctttaacaatcaaatctcaGAAAACTGCGGGTGAACAATCAGTCAGCAGGAGAGGACAACGtttaaagagaaagaaaatcatCCTGAAGATCTCCATTGCTATCGTGTCAGCATTTTCAATGGGCTGGCTGCCACTTAGTATCTGGTGGTTGGTGTACTTCTATTTATCAGACAAAACAGTGATATGGTCTTGTGGATTTCAATATTTCACGGAGATTGTCCGATTTTTGATGTACTCATACTGTGCTGTAAACCCTTGTTTCTGTTTTATATTCATTGAACATTACCGCCAGGGTCTTAGAAATCTCTTCAGTTGCTTCTCTATGGCGCCCGGGGCTAATCAAGTTGCACCGCCCTAG
- the LOC131798679 gene encoding QRFP-like peptide receptor, with translation MSANVTATMNGIQSMSSCFNPTAARIGETFAYCLLFLVSLVGNTLVAMIVFKTKTLRKPINFLIVNMAMSDLLVPIFLFPRKLVLTYTRSWLIGDPLGQVLCKLSIFASNLSFTVSIQSLVLIAVDRFGAVMFPLRSPLINSKRCRVFILATWIIAIAIFCPKLFASKVIESPEGLACVADWKGALGEALSYKNFVLVMQVAIFYVPLVFITILYSAITLKIKSQKIPGEQSTNTREKRLKRERNVLKLSVAIVLGFALCWLPLSIKWFMLFNSDRTITSSCGFYYFSSVSLFLAWSNCAINPWICICFGGNYRQGLKNLLGCSSFGPDVARDAP, from the coding sequence ATGTCAGCAAACGTGACTGCAACGATGAATGGAATACAGTCCATGTCGAGCTGCTTCAACCCCACAGCGGCAAGAATCGGTGAAACCTTTGCTTACTGCTTGCTATTTCTTGTTTCGTTGGTTGGAAATACCTTAGTTGCAATGATTGTCTTCAAGACAAAAACTCTAAGAAAGCCCATTaatttcttgattgttaacatGGCCATGTCCGATTTGCTTGTTccgattttcctttttcctcgTAAATTGGTTTTGACATACACTCGCTCCTGGCTGATAGGCGATCCGCTTGGTCAAGTGTTATGTAAGCTGAGTATCTTTGCATCTAATCTGTCCTTTACTGTGTCTATTCAAAGCCTGGTTTTAATAGCGGTCGATCGATTTGGAGCTGTAATGTTTCCCCTCCGTTCCCCGCTGATTAATTCAAAGAGATGCCGGGTCTTCATTCTCGCCACTTGGATCATCGCTATCGCTATCTTTTGCCCAAAGCTGTTCGCCTCGAAAGTTATCGAGTCTCCAGAGGGGCTGGCGTGTGTGGCTGATTGGAAGGGCGCACTAGGAGAGGCGTTGTCCtacaaaaactttgttttggtGATGCAAGTTGCAATTTTTTATGTCCCTTTGGTTTTTATTACAATACTTTACTCCGCCATTACGTTAAAAATCAAATCCCAGAAGATTCCAGGAGAGCAATCAACTAACACAAGAGAAAAACGCTTGAAAAGAGAGCGAAATGTTCTTAAACTGTCTGTCGCCATCGTGTTAGGGTTTGCATTGTGCTGGCTGCCCTTAAGTATTAAGTGGTTCATGCTCTTCAACTCAGACCGAACAATAACATCATCTTGTGGCTTCTATTATTTCTCGTCTGTTTCCTTATTTCTAGCTTGGTCGAACTGTGCGATCAACCCTTGGATCTGTATTTGTTTTGGTGGAAATTATCGTCAAGGTCTCAAGAATCTTCTCGGTTGCTCTTCTTTTGGTCCTGACGTTGCTCGAGATGCACCGTAG
- the LOC136283642 gene encoding RYamide receptor-like: protein MSVNETAVVNETQSVSSCFDYEVLRIAYIAAFFPISLVSLVGNIFIGLIVYKTKSLKKPVNYFIANMAMSDLVFPISMFPRDIASLFISDSWLVSGPLGQALCKLASFSIEVSTVVSSQSLVLIAVDRFGTVVFPLRSPLISLNKCRFFILATWIIAMVVKCPILFFFEVLEYPDGLECTPLWSPYFKHYTVAMIAVVFYVPLILITILYLTIALTIKSQKTAGKQSVSRREQRLKRAKIVGKTSIAIVSAFTMGWLPLSIWWFVYFYSSDKTVIWSCGFHYFTEIVRFFMYSYCAINPCICFICIEHYRQGLKNLLSCFSTAPRAP from the coding sequence ATGTCGGTGAATGAGACCGCAGTGGTAAATGAAACACAGAGCGTGTCTTCCTGCTTTGATTACGAAGTACTAAGGATCGCTTACATCGCTGCCTTTTTTCCGATATCTCTAGTTTCATTGGTTGGAAACATCTTTATTGGATTAATTGTCTACAAGACGAAATCCCTGAAAAAGCCAGTCAACTATTTTATTGCAAACATGGCCATGTCAGATCTGGTGTTTCCCATTTCCATGTTTCCTCGTGATATAGCTTCATTATTCATCAGCGACTCCTGGTTGGTCAGCGGTCCTCTCGGGCAAGCATTGTGTAAGCTTGCCTCCTTCTCAATAGAAGTCTCCACTGTTGTTTCATCTCAGAGTCTGGTTCTTATCGCAGTCGATCGATTTGGAACTGTAGTTTTTCCCCTCCGTTCCCCACTGATCAGTTTAAACAAGTGCCGCTTCTTCATTCTCGCCACTTGGATCATTGCCATGGTTGTTAAGTGCCCGATTCTGTTCTTCTTTGAGGTTTTAGAGTATCCAGACGGGCTGGAATGTACGCCGCTGTGGTCTCCGTACTTCAAACACTATACTGTGGCGATGATCGCCGTCGTCTTTTATGTCCCATTAATATTGATCACCATACTTTACCTTACCATCgctttaacaatcaaatctcaGAAAACTGCGGGCAAACAATCAGTCAGCAGGAGAGAACAACGTTTAAAGAGAGCGAAAATCGTTGGGAAGACCTCTATTGCTATCGTGTCAGCATTTACAATGGGCTGGCTGCCACTCAGTATCTGGTGGTTTGTGTACTTCTATTCATCAGACAAAACAGTGATATGGTCTTGTGGATTTCATTATTTTACGGAGATTGTCCGATTTTTTATGTACTCATACTGTGCGATAAACCCCTGCATTTGTTTTATATGCATTGAACATTACCGCCAGGGTCTTAAAAATCTCCTCAGTTGTTTCTCTACGGCGCCCAGGGCGCCATAA
- the LOC131798680 gene encoding QRFP-like peptide receptor: MAVMTTGTQSTSSCFTLSVERIGYTFAYCLLFAVLLTGNTLIGIVVYKTRSLRNPVNYFIANMAISDLLFPIFLIPQVLVQLNTNTWLIDGPLGQALCKLSGYLVDVSSAVSIQSLVLIAVDRFRAVVYPLRSTLISSKRGRFFILATRIIAMLVFRPSLFTWKIVEHPEGLACVRRWKAAVGESSLKETFSAAMTILYLYFPLVFIGLLNLIISLKMKANKIIGLQSVNVREQRLKRERNVLKMCIAIVLVFAVCWVPFSIWWLLFLCSSDRTISSCGFQFFGVIAVFVRRSNCAVNPYICFIFSGNYRQGLKYLFSCFSVGQTLNQIAPWFDSQAITLNYSRPQRD; the protein is encoded by the coding sequence ATGGCGGTAATGACGACTGGAACACAGTCCACGTCGAGCTGCTTCACCCTCTCAGTAGAAAGAATTGGTTACACTTTTGCTTACTGTCTACTATTTGCTGTTTTGCTGACTGGAAACACCTTGATTGGAATTGTTGTGTACAAAACCCGAAGTCTGAGAAATCCCGTCAACTATTTTATTGCAAACATGGCCATATCTGATCTGCTGTTTCCTATTTTCCTGATTCCTCAGGTTTTAGTTCAGTTGAATACCAACACCTGGCTGATCGATGGTCCTCTTGGCCAAGCATTGTGTAAGCTGTCTGGTTATTTAGTTGATGTATCAAGTGCTGTGTCAATTCAGAGTCTCGTTTTAATAGCAGTAGATCGATTTAGAGCTGTGGTATATCCCCTTCGTTCCACACTGATTAGTTCAAAGCGCGGTCGGTTCTTCATTCTCGCCACTCGGATCATCGCTATGCTTGTCTTCCGCCCATCCCTGTTTACTTGGAAAATTGTGGAGCATCCAGAGGGGCTGGCGTGTGTGAGGCGGTGGAAAGCGGCAGTTGGAGAGTCTTCGCTCAAAGAAACCTTTTCTGCCGCGATGACTATTTTATATctgtattttcctttggtttttattGGCCTTCTGAACcttattatttctttaaaaatgaaagcCAATAAGATTATAGGCTTGCAATCGGTAAATGTTAGAGAACAACGtttaaagagagaaagaaatgttcTGAAGATGTGCATTGCGATTGTGTTGGTGTTCGCAGTATGTTGGGTGCCATTTAGCATCTGGTGGCTGTTGTTCCTGTGTTCTTCAGACAGAACAATATCATCGTGTGGCTTTCAATTCTTTGGGGTTATTGCTGTATTTGTGAGGCGATCAAACTGTGCTGTCAATCcttacatttgttttattttcagtggaaaCTATCGTCAAGGTCTTAAGTACCTTTTCAGTTGCTTCTCTGTTGGTCAAACGCTTAATCAAATTGCACCTTGGTTTGACTCCCAAGCTATTACCTTAAATTATTCACGCCCACAAAGGGATTAA